The DNA segment GGATAATCTTCGCTTCCAAATTCGACTCCGGCGTATAAAACCCAATCTCCATTATGAAGGCCATCCAAAGCAGAATTCCCGTCTGACAATTTTGTTGTTTCTGTCCCATATTGATTTGCAGGGCATTCAGCCAGAATTGGCGAATAAGCATCACGGTAAATATAAAGGTCAAAAAAAGCAGGCTTGCCTTGTACGAACAATCCTTGTCTGTTGCCGCACCAACCATTATAGTTTATATTATAACTATCAAGTTTTGCAATATCAACAGGTTCTCCGACCTGTTTCCAATTGGTTCCGTCGGTACTATAAAAACCGGACATAATATGATTTTGCCTTATTAGTTTAAGCCATAAGGTATTTCCCACATTATTGATTGATTCGTAATATGTTTTATCAAAACTGAAACAAATCACTTTACCACCCTGCTTATTAACAGAACTATATAACTTTACATAAAGGTTCTCCGCACCATTAATAAGTCTGATGCCGGCTTCATCGGATATTTCTTTTGCATCGAAATCCAGCCGGGTAATCAAAGAATAATTATGTTCAGGGTCTGTTTTAATTATAGTATTGGGTTTTGTCTCATTTTTTGGGCTCAACCTAAGCCAACCCGGACGTTCGGTAAGTGAGAATGACTCGGCCGGAGTATAACCTAAAAATGACCATTCAGGATTTAGTTTATTATCCTTAAAGGAATCAGATTTGGGAACCATCCAGGGTATCCCGCCTGAAGGCAAATCGGGTGCAACT comes from the Bacteroidota bacterium genome and includes:
- a CDS encoding carbohydrate-binding protein — protein: RDVSGGQKVMRSKTLTADKAAWTTPVNLFNENDPDRPEAIFSSPNHASAVVKLKDGTSWLLHPVWARANNNEWFGQGRQGLLNQVHYDVNNDVLADYPINTTKVAPDLPSGGIPWMVPKSDSFKDNKLNPEWSFLGYTPAESFSLTERPGWLRLSPKNETKPNTIIKTDPEHNYSLITRLDFDAKEISDEAGIRLINGAENLYVKLYSSVNKQGGKVICFSFDKTYYESINNVGNTLWLKLIRQNHIMSGFYSTDGTNWKQVGEPVDIAKLDSYNINYNGWCGNRQGLFVQGKPAFFDLYIYRDAYSPILAECPANQYGTETTKLSDGNSALDGLHNGDWVLYAGVEFGSEDYPKASKYIELTASCITKGGTVEVWLDSTDGGKKIATCKIKNTGSISTFKKFITPTVKTVGRHDVYLKFSGKGSDKLFLLKEFTFK